One Thunnus thynnus chromosome 18, fThuThy2.1, whole genome shotgun sequence genomic region harbors:
- the fosab gene encoding v-fos FBJ murine osteosarcoma viral oncogene homolog Ab has protein sequence MFTAFNTECDSSSRCTTASPSGDNLGYYPSPAGSYSSMGSPQSQDFTDLTASSASFIPTVTAISTSPDLQWMVQPLISSVAPSHRVHPYSPSPAYSRPAMRSAASKAHNSPKRSRADQVSAEEEEKRRIRRERNKQAAAKCRNRRRELTDTLQAETDMLEDEKSSLQNDIANLLKEKERLEFILAAHQPICKIPSELDTDFPMVSISPAQPQTTNTVVSTIPSSQPTFTSTSNSIFSTSSISSSSVLSTATISSSTMKMTDLDASVLEESLDLLAKTEMETARSVPEVDLSNSLYTTQDWEPLHVSANNTDFEPLCTPVVTCTPACTTYTSSFVFTFPEAETFPTCGVAHRRGSNSNDQSSDSLSSPTLLAL, from the exons ATGTTCACCGCTTTCAACACGGAGTGCGACTCTTCCTCCCGTTGCACCACCGCTTCCCCGTCCGGTGACAATCTGGGATATTATCCGTCACCAGCGGGATCTTACTCCAGCATGGGATCCCCCCAGTCTCAG GATTTCACTGACCTGACAGCATCAAGTGCCTCCTTCATCCCAACTGTCACAGCCATCTCGACAAGCCCGGACCTGCAGTGGATGGTCCAGCCTTTGATCTCCTCAGTGGCCCCTTCTCACAGAGTTCACCCCTACAGCCCCAGCCCCGCCTACTCCAGACCAGCCATGAGGTCTGCAGCATCCAAGGCTCACAACTCTCCCAAGAGGAGCAGAGCAGATCAG GTTTctgctgaggaggaagagaagaggagaattcgcagagagagaaacaagcaGGCAGCAGCAAAATGCCGCAACAGGAGGCGAGAGCTTACCGACACTCTGCAAGCT GAAACTGATATGCTGGAGGATGAGAAGTCCAGCCTTCAGAATGATATCGCTAACCTTttaaaggagaaggagagactGGAGTTCATTCTGGCGGCGCACCAGCCTATCTGCAAAATCCCCTCAGAGCTTGACACAGATTTCCCCATGGTGTCCATTTCTCCTGCCCAGCCGCAGACCACCAACACAGTGGTGTCCACCATCCCTTCCAGCCAGCCAAccttcacctccacctccaaCTCCATCTTCTCCACAAGCAGCATTAGCAGCAGCTCCGTCCTCTCCACCGCCACCATCTCCAGCAGCACGATGAAGATGACAGACCTGGACGCCTCCGTCCTGGAGGAGTCTCTGGATCTGCTGGcaaagacagagatggagacgGCGAGGTCAGTGCCAGAGGTCGACCTGTCCAACTCCCTCTACACAACTCAGGACTGGGAGCCTCTCCATGTCTCAGCCAACAACACTGACTTTGAGCCCCTGTGCACGCCAGTGGTGACCTGCACCCCGGCGTGCACCACCTATACTTCTTCATTCGTGTTTACCTTCCCAGAGGCGGAGACCTTCCCCACCTGTGGCGTTGCACACAGGAGAGGAAGCAACAGCAACGACCAGTCCTCTGACTCCCTCAGCTCACCAACCCTGCTGGCCCTTTAA
- the LOC137169487 gene encoding protein c-Fos-like isoform X2 codes for MHPDSSAEFDSSSSCSTASPGGDTPGCSQHPPDSLSSSVDNTKDVETSAADSFVPTVTAISSSPDLRWMVQPTVITSVSPSSSRAKPKTHGANQSSSPAGANKAKPSNRKGQKAQPSKEEEERRRIRRERNKIAAAKCRNRRRELIDTLQAETDMLEEEKSGLQTEIAELLKEKERLEQVLASHKPSCKLPANGSDDDDDDDDEDNDVNTMLQDPPASPQLLSILENGKTPESNTTIGEAAIGQDMDSIPCIPAAAILGNSNILLCSSAEEEVLEDLKGDDLDDLVPSLEMAVTAETAASVPDIDLSGPFGLSDWETLYKSVANDLESLSTPVMSSSPTCSNYRTVFSFNYSEIDSLAEGCESLKGILGASEFKKDSLNSPTLLAL; via the exons ATGCATCCAGACTCCAGCGCTGAGTTCGACTCATCGTCCAGCTGTAGCACAGCATCGCCTGGCGGGGACACCCCTGGGTGCAGCCAGCATCCTCCTGACTCGCTTTCATCATCAGTGGACAACACCAAG gatgtTGAGACCAGTGCAGCAGACTCCTTTGTTCCGACTGTGACTGCAATCTCAAGCTCGCCGGATCTAAGGTGGATGGTGCAGCCGACAGTCATCACATCTGTCTCTCCGTCATCCAGCCGTGCAAAGCCCAAAACTCATGGTGCGAACCAGTCGTCTTCCCCGGCAGGTGCAAACAAGGCGAAGCCCTCCAACAGGAAAGGGCAAAAAGCGCAG CCTtccaaggaggaggaggaaaggaggaggatcAGGAGGGAGAGGAACAAAATTGCTGCAGCAAAGTGTCGTAACAGGCGGAGGGAGCTGATAGACACTCTGCAAGCT GAGACTGACATGCTCGAAGAAGAGAAATCCGGTCTCCAGACGGAGATCGCCGAGCtcctgaaggagaaggagagactGGAGCAGGTCTTAGCCTCCCACAAACCCTCCTGCAAACTCCCTGCAAATggtagtgatgatgatgatgatgatgatgatgaggataaTGATGTGAACACAATGCTGCAGGACCCTCCGGCTTCCCCACAGCTGCTGTCCATCTTAGAGAATGGAAAAACCCCAGAGAGCAACACAACAATCGGAGAAGCCGCCATTGGTCAAGACATGGACAGCATCCCTTGTATCCCTGCTGCAGCCATTTTGGGGAACTCCAACATCCTGCTGTGTTCCAGTGCAGAAGAAGAGGTTCTGGAGGACTTAAAAGGAGACGACCTGGATGACTTGGTGCCCAGCCTTGAGATGGCGGTGACGGCTGAGACGGCCGCCTCCGTCCCCGACATAGACCTGAGCGGCCCCTTCGGCCTCTCAGACTGGGAAACGTTGTACAAATCTGTGGCAAACGACCTTGAATCTTTGAGCACACCAGTCATGTCTTCCAGTCCCACTTGTAGCAATTATCGCACagtgttttcctttaattaCTCCGAGATTGATTCCCTGGCTGAGGGCTGCGAGAGCCTCAAAGGCATCCTCGGTGCATCTGAGTTCAAGAAAGATAGTCTCAACTCTCCAACACTTCTGGCCTTGTGA
- the LOC137169487 gene encoding protein c-Fos-like isoform X1 has product MARPVHSAIGCLKRATNLLLELYSYAETDENMHPDSSAEFDSSSSCSTASPGGDTPGCSQHPPDSLSSSVDNTKDVETSAADSFVPTVTAISSSPDLRWMVQPTVITSVSPSSSRAKPKTHGANQSSSPAGANKAKPSNRKGQKAQPSKEEEERRRIRRERNKIAAAKCRNRRRELIDTLQAETDMLEEEKSGLQTEIAELLKEKERLEQVLASHKPSCKLPANGSDDDDDDDDEDNDVNTMLQDPPASPQLLSILENGKTPESNTTIGEAAIGQDMDSIPCIPAAAILGNSNILLCSSAEEEVLEDLKGDDLDDLVPSLEMAVTAETAASVPDIDLSGPFGLSDWETLYKSVANDLESLSTPVMSSSPTCSNYRTVFSFNYSEIDSLAEGCESLKGILGASEFKKDSLNSPTLLAL; this is encoded by the exons ATGGCTCGACCGGTCCATTCGGCGATTGGCTGCTTAAAGAGAGCGACAAATCTGTTGCTGGAGCTCTATTCATATGCAGAGACAG atgaGAACATGCATCCAGACTCCAGCGCTGAGTTCGACTCATCGTCCAGCTGTAGCACAGCATCGCCTGGCGGGGACACCCCTGGGTGCAGCCAGCATCCTCCTGACTCGCTTTCATCATCAGTGGACAACACCAAG gatgtTGAGACCAGTGCAGCAGACTCCTTTGTTCCGACTGTGACTGCAATCTCAAGCTCGCCGGATCTAAGGTGGATGGTGCAGCCGACAGTCATCACATCTGTCTCTCCGTCATCCAGCCGTGCAAAGCCCAAAACTCATGGTGCGAACCAGTCGTCTTCCCCGGCAGGTGCAAACAAGGCGAAGCCCTCCAACAGGAAAGGGCAAAAAGCGCAG CCTtccaaggaggaggaggaaaggaggaggatcAGGAGGGAGAGGAACAAAATTGCTGCAGCAAAGTGTCGTAACAGGCGGAGGGAGCTGATAGACACTCTGCAAGCT GAGACTGACATGCTCGAAGAAGAGAAATCCGGTCTCCAGACGGAGATCGCCGAGCtcctgaaggagaaggagagactGGAGCAGGTCTTAGCCTCCCACAAACCCTCCTGCAAACTCCCTGCAAATggtagtgatgatgatgatgatgatgatgatgaggataaTGATGTGAACACAATGCTGCAGGACCCTCCGGCTTCCCCACAGCTGCTGTCCATCTTAGAGAATGGAAAAACCCCAGAGAGCAACACAACAATCGGAGAAGCCGCCATTGGTCAAGACATGGACAGCATCCCTTGTATCCCTGCTGCAGCCATTTTGGGGAACTCCAACATCCTGCTGTGTTCCAGTGCAGAAGAAGAGGTTCTGGAGGACTTAAAAGGAGACGACCTGGATGACTTGGTGCCCAGCCTTGAGATGGCGGTGACGGCTGAGACGGCCGCCTCCGTCCCCGACATAGACCTGAGCGGCCCCTTCGGCCTCTCAGACTGGGAAACGTTGTACAAATCTGTGGCAAACGACCTTGAATCTTTGAGCACACCAGTCATGTCTTCCAGTCCCACTTGTAGCAATTATCGCACagtgttttcctttaattaCTCCGAGATTGATTCCCTGGCTGAGGGCTGCGAGAGCCTCAAAGGCATCCTCGGTGCATCTGAGTTCAAGAAAGATAGTCTCAACTCTCCAACACTTCTGGCCTTGTGA